In one Winogradskyella sp. MH6 genomic region, the following are encoded:
- a CDS encoding MarR family winged helix-turn-helix transcriptional regulator, giving the protein MGDIAKDVNSKFKDNKTKALINILYTANWITAKQNTFFAGFGISPQQYNILRILRGANKPLPMQIVKDRMIERAPNATRLTDKLCAKELIERIPCENDRRVVHVKITKKGLELLEEISDDFNDDWLGEITEKEAEQLSDLLDKLR; this is encoded by the coding sequence ATGGGAGATATAGCAAAAGATGTTAATTCAAAATTTAAGGATAATAAAACTAAAGCCTTAATAAATATTTTGTACACAGCTAATTGGATTACGGCAAAACAAAATACATTTTTTGCAGGATTTGGAATTTCTCCTCAGCAATACAATATTCTTAGAATTCTTAGAGGAGCTAATAAGCCTTTGCCCATGCAAATAGTAAAGGATAGAATGATAGAGCGTGCGCCCAACGCTACTAGACTCACAGATAAGTTATGTGCAAAAGAGTTAATAGAGCGTATTCCTTGCGAAAATGACAGAAGAGTCGTTCATGTTAAAATAACCAAAAAGGGATTGGAATTACTAGAAGAAATTTCAGATGATTTTAATGATGATTGGTTGGGTGAGATTACAGAAAAAGAAGCAGAACAATTAAGCGATTTGCTAGACAAATTGAGATAA